From the genome of Muricauda sp. SCSIO 64092, one region includes:
- a CDS encoding DUF2892 domain-containing protein, which produces MKNRIVRAVAGSFVLISLLLAVYGNINWLWFTAFAGANLLQSSITKWCLMEDILGKLGVKD; this is translated from the coding sequence ATGAAAAATAGGATTGTAAGGGCCGTAGCAGGGAGCTTTGTGCTCATCAGCTTGCTATTGGCGGTGTATGGGAATATAAATTGGTTATGGTTTACTGCCTTTGCGGGTGCCAATTTGTTGCAGTCATCCATTACCAAATGGTGCTTAATGGAAGATATTTTAGGGAAATTGGGTGTAAAGGACTAG
- a CDS encoding efflux RND transporter permease subunit — translation MKEGLAGKIAKGFMTSRLTVLLMVVFMVIGIYSSFLIPREEEPQIDVPMADIFVGYPGANPTEVESRITKPLEKIISNIKGVEYVYSTSMKEAGMVIVQFYVGEDIERSLVRLYDEINKHMDQMPQGVTMPLVKTRAIDDVPMLSLTLWSETYDDYQLGQISNELLNEIEKVGDVAITKKIGGRDRQLRVVLDKERIAGNGLDFLGIAEVIKANNVQMGAGDFYANDTEFHVTGGTFLSSKEDVENLVVGTLENQPIYLKQMAEVIDGPQLANTYVSFGYGGASGAASAFPSEYPAVTLSIAKRKGADAMKIADRVLQKVEHLKRTLLPNEVQVAVTRNYGETASQKVSELLLHLIGAIIAVTFVVMLAMGWRGGLVVFLSVPITFALTLLSYYMLEYTLNRITLFALVFVTGIVVDDSIIIAENMHRHFKIKRLPFKDAALFAINEVGNPTILATFTVIASVLPMAFVSGLMGPYMSPMPIGASIAMLLSLFVALTITPYLGYLFLREKDRKKSEEATVQIQDTVIFKTYERLQRPLIENRKKRGLFIGVTVILLLASVGLFFTKSVAVKMLPFDNKNEFQVIIDMPEGTTLERTAVVTKEIASYLASRPEVVDYQAYVGTSAPITFNGLVRHYDLRGGSNMADIQVNLVDKHDRNVQSHDIAKMLRPRIQEIGAYHKANVKVVEVPPGPPVLSTIVAEIYGPDYEKQIVLADGVKTILENTADVVDVDWMVEADQKQYDFVVDKEKALRYGVNTSQIVHTLNMAMAERPVTYLYQTNAFDHIGIVLTLSENDRSGLDNLKQIRVVSKDGQTLPIGDLVTITETTKDKSIYRKNQKRVVYVTSDMAGDLESPVYAILGMTDKLRGLELPKGYGINELYMSQPELEDDFTIKWDGEWQITLEVFRDLGIAFLGVIVIIYMLIVGWFQNFRAPLVMMAAIPLSLIGIVLGHWILGAFFTATSFIGMIALAGIMVRNSVLLIDFVNLRTQEGVPLKQAVIEAGAVRTTPILLTAGTVVIGAFVILFDPIFQGLAISLMGGTIASTVLTLLVVPLVYYMMERKNETK, via the coding sequence ATGAAAGAAGGTCTAGCAGGAAAGATAGCCAAAGGATTTATGACATCGAGACTTACGGTGCTCTTGATGGTCGTATTCATGGTCATCGGGATTTACAGTTCGTTTTTGATCCCAAGAGAGGAGGAACCTCAGATTGATGTTCCCATGGCCGATATTTTTGTAGGCTATCCCGGGGCAAATCCAACCGAAGTGGAGTCACGTATCACCAAGCCCCTTGAGAAAATCATTTCGAATATCAAGGGAGTTGAATACGTGTATTCCACTTCCATGAAAGAAGCGGGCATGGTTATCGTACAGTTCTATGTTGGGGAGGATATTGAGCGATCGTTGGTGAGACTGTACGATGAGATCAACAAGCATATGGACCAAATGCCCCAGGGAGTCACCATGCCTTTGGTCAAGACCAGGGCCATTGATGATGTCCCCATGCTTTCATTGACCTTGTGGAGCGAAACCTATGATGACTATCAATTGGGTCAAATTTCAAATGAGCTGCTCAACGAAATTGAAAAAGTGGGCGATGTAGCCATTACCAAAAAGATAGGAGGTCGAGATCGGCAGCTGCGTGTAGTGTTGGATAAAGAAAGAATAGCTGGGAACGGACTTGACTTTTTAGGGATTGCCGAAGTCATAAAAGCGAACAATGTACAAATGGGCGCAGGGGATTTTTACGCCAATGATACGGAGTTTCATGTAACAGGCGGAACGTTTTTGTCCTCAAAGGAAGATGTTGAAAACCTTGTCGTAGGTACTTTGGAAAACCAGCCCATATATCTCAAACAGATGGCCGAGGTCATTGATGGACCGCAGTTGGCCAATACCTATGTTTCCTTTGGATATGGCGGAGCCAGTGGGGCTGCCAGTGCATTTCCTTCCGAATACCCCGCCGTTACCTTGTCCATTGCAAAGCGAAAGGGGGCGGATGCCATGAAAATTGCCGATAGGGTACTACAGAAGGTGGAACACCTTAAAAGAACCCTATTGCCCAATGAAGTACAGGTGGCGGTCACTCGAAATTATGGGGAAACGGCTTCACAAAAAGTATCGGAACTGTTGCTGCACTTAATTGGTGCCATCATTGCGGTAACCTTTGTGGTCATGTTGGCCATGGGTTGGCGCGGGGGTCTGGTGGTATTTTTGTCCGTACCCATCACCTTTGCCCTCACACTGCTCAGCTACTATATGCTGGAGTATACGTTGAACCGCATCACACTTTTTGCATTGGTCTTTGTAACCGGTATTGTGGTGGATGATTCCATCATCATAGCAGAGAACATGCACCGTCATTTTAAAATAAAGCGATTGCCGTTTAAAGATGCCGCCCTTTTTGCCATAAATGAGGTGGGCAACCCTACAATTTTGGCCACGTTTACGGTCATTGCTTCGGTATTGCCCATGGCTTTTGTTTCGGGCTTAATGGGGCCGTATATGTCGCCAATGCCCATTGGGGCCTCAATCGCCATGTTGTTGTCCCTTTTTGTGGCCTTGACGATTACGCCATATCTCGGTTATCTGTTTTTACGGGAAAAAGACCGGAAGAAAAGTGAAGAGGCAACGGTACAAATTCAGGATACCGTTATCTTCAAGACCTATGAGCGGTTACAACGCCCATTGATCGAAAACCGAAAGAAAAGAGGGTTGTTCATTGGGGTTACCGTTATATTGCTTTTGGCTTCGGTAGGGTTGTTCTTCACCAAATCCGTGGCGGTAAAAATGCTTCCATTCGATAACAAGAATGAATTTCAGGTCATTATTGATATGCCGGAAGGGACAACACTGGAGCGGACGGCCGTGGTGACCAAGGAAATTGCTTCCTACCTGGCCTCAAGGCCCGAGGTAGTGGATTATCAGGCCTATGTGGGGACTTCGGCACCCATTACCTTTAATGGTTTGGTGCGGCATTACGATTTGCGCGGTGGGAGCAATATGGCCGATATCCAGGTAAACCTTGTGGATAAACACGATCGAAATGTACAAAGCCACGATATCGCTAAAATGTTACGGCCCAGGATTCAAGAAATTGGGGCTTACCACAAGGCCAATGTAAAAGTGGTCGAGGTACCTCCGGGACCACCTGTGCTCTCTACCATAGTGGCCGAAATCTACGGTCCCGATTATGAAAAGCAGATCGTTTTGGCCGATGGGGTGAAGACCATTCTTGAAAATACCGCTGATGTGGTTGATGTGGACTGGATGGTCGAAGCGGACCAAAAACAATATGATTTTGTGGTAGATAAGGAAAAGGCGTTACGCTATGGGGTCAACACATCCCAAATTGTGCATACCTTGAATATGGCCATGGCCGAACGTCCTGTAACCTATCTGTACCAAACAAATGCCTTTGATCATATTGGAATTGTACTGACGTTGAGTGAGAACGACCGCTCGGGATTGGATAATCTGAAACAAATACGTGTGGTCTCCAAAGATGGACAAACACTTCCCATTGGGGATTTGGTCACCATTACGGAAACGACCAAGGACAAAAGCATCTATCGTAAAAACCAAAAAAGAGTGGTCTATGTCACCTCTGATATGGCAGGGGATTTGGAAAGCCCCGTTTATGCCATTTTAGGGATGACCGATAAACTGAGGGGTTTGGAACTCCCCAAAGGATATGGGATAAACGAATTGTATATGTCCCAACCCGAGCTTGAAGATGATTTTACCATAAAATGGGACGGGGAATGGCAGATTACGCTTGAAGTGTTCCGTGATTTGGGAATTGCCTTTTTAGGGGTGATCGTCATCATCTATATGTTGATTGTGGGGTGGTTCCAAAATTTCAGGGCACCGTTGGTTATGATGGCGGCGATTCCCCTATCGTTAATAGGGATAGTCCTGGGCCATTGGATTCTGGGTGCTTTTTTCACGGCAACCTCGTTTATTGGGATGATAGCTTTGGCGGGAATCATGGTAAGGAATTCGGTCTTACTTATTGATTTTGTCAATCTGCGAACGCAGGAAGGGGTTCCTTTAAAACAAGCGGTAATTGAAGCTGGAGCAGTTAGGACAACGCCCATTCTACTGACGGCCGGGACGGTGGTCATTGGGGCCTTTGTGATTTTGTTCGACCCCATATTCCAAGGCCTGGCGATTTCTTTGATGGGAGGTACCATTGCCTCTACCGTGCTGACCTTGTTGGTGGTGCCCCTGGTCTACTATATGATGGAACGTAAAAATGAAACAAAATGA
- a CDS encoding efflux RND transporter periplasmic adaptor subunit yields MIGKISIYVSKKRLFPLVASLLLMACGEVKKEDVPHKDRISVAVATVGMGMEEYLTVGSGQVTSVNNATLSTRMMGHVERIPVKVGEAVDKGDLLVVINNRDLRARKAQATASVMEAQASFANAKKDYERYVNLFEKNSASQKELEDMSTRYERAKARLAAARELGKEVEAQFAYANVRAPFKGVVTHTFVDVGTMANPGAPLISMEATGAYEVTARIPENKITGIEVGMKAKVTIKVLDTMLTGELTELSTSATGTGGQYLATVELPDTPSSVRSGMYAAVAFPATGVAPKTVVVPKEALVEQGQLTGIYTLGQDDTAILRWLRLGETLDNGVEVLSGLSEGETYITASQGKLFNGAKVSIQ; encoded by the coding sequence ATGATAGGTAAGATTTCAATATACGTTTCCAAAAAGAGGCTGTTCCCACTAGTGGCAAGTCTTTTATTAATGGCTTGTGGGGAAGTAAAGAAAGAGGATGTTCCTCATAAGGATAGGATATCGGTCGCTGTGGCTACGGTAGGGATGGGAATGGAGGAGTACCTAACCGTTGGTAGTGGGCAGGTCACTTCGGTGAACAATGCCACTTTGAGCACCCGTATGATGGGGCATGTTGAGCGTATTCCCGTAAAAGTTGGGGAAGCAGTGGACAAGGGCGATTTGTTGGTGGTAATCAACAATAGGGACCTCAGGGCCAGAAAAGCCCAGGCGACTGCGAGTGTTATGGAGGCCCAAGCTTCCTTTGCCAATGCCAAAAAGGATTATGAACGCTATGTAAACCTTTTTGAAAAGAACAGTGCCTCGCAAAAAGAACTTGAGGATATGAGCACCCGTTACGAAAGGGCGAAAGCGAGATTGGCAGCAGCACGGGAACTGGGCAAAGAGGTTGAGGCCCAATTTGCTTATGCAAACGTTCGGGCGCCATTTAAAGGTGTAGTGACGCACACTTTTGTAGATGTGGGGACAATGGCCAATCCTGGTGCCCCTTTGATCTCAATGGAAGCAACAGGGGCTTATGAGGTGACGGCCAGAATTCCTGAAAATAAGATCACCGGTATTGAAGTGGGTATGAAAGCTAAGGTCACCATTAAGGTTTTGGACACCATGCTCACTGGGGAATTGACTGAACTCAGTACTTCTGCAACCGGAACCGGTGGGCAATATTTGGCTACCGTTGAGCTTCCGGACACCCCTTCCTCGGTACGGTCCGGGATGTACGCCGCTGTGGCCTTTCCTGCTACAGGTGTTGCCCCAAAAACAGTTGTCGTACCAAAAGAAGCACTGGTGGAACAAGGACAGCTCACAGGAATATATACCCTAGGGCAGGACGATACGGCCATTCTACGTTGGCTGCGTTTGGGGGAAACTTTGGACAATGGCGTGGAGGTATTATCCGGATTGTCAGAAGGGGAAACCTATATCACGGCCTCCCAGGGAAAATTGTTCAATGGCGCAAAGGTCAGTATTCAATAA
- a CDS encoding TolC family protein — protein MTIRLWVGTLVLFGWVLPLKAQQLKPITLNEVLIKVQESNADIRISEFELTEAQGDFTMGNAIFLPTISISHTGMATTNPLMAFGTKLNQEILTAADFNPDLLNDPDQIENYATTIVIEQPLINMDGLFQRKAAKSTMEAREQQVYRTKDYLAFEATRAFMQLQLAHKRVEVLEKAVKAALANEAMVADRFEEGLLQKADLLQAKVRTTGMENQLISAQSNLSNASDYLAFLMDEDVGGDYVPTKELELAEYVMVDTDRALEDRPDVKALELVSQAYRSTYKADKMAFLPRLNAFGSYQLFDDDLFQANSQGYTFGASLSWDAFQGAKRFAKIKKSRATYEKAQVAYEHYRSKSELELQKAGRMLLDAKNRASTSALTLEQSAETLHIRSNRFKEGLESTSELLRAEAQYAEKELDHYNAIYEYNYAVAYHNFLTKR, from the coding sequence ATGACGATTAGACTTTGGGTTGGTACATTGGTTCTATTTGGGTGGGTCCTTCCCCTTAAAGCACAACAGCTCAAACCCATTACGCTGAATGAGGTATTGATAAAAGTGCAGGAATCCAATGCGGATATAAGGATATCGGAATTTGAACTTACCGAAGCACAAGGGGACTTTACCATGGGTAATGCCATCTTTCTGCCCACTATTTCGATTTCCCATACCGGTATGGCAACGACCAATCCCCTAATGGCCTTTGGCACAAAACTGAACCAGGAAATCCTGACGGCCGCGGATTTTAATCCGGATTTGCTTAACGACCCCGATCAGATTGAGAACTACGCTACTACTATTGTCATAGAACAGCCCCTGATCAATATGGATGGGCTTTTTCAGCGAAAGGCCGCCAAATCCACGATGGAAGCGAGAGAGCAACAGGTTTATAGAACCAAGGACTATCTAGCGTTTGAAGCAACCCGCGCATTCATGCAACTACAGTTGGCCCATAAGCGTGTAGAAGTCCTTGAAAAGGCCGTTAAAGCGGCCCTGGCCAATGAAGCTATGGTTGCCGATCGCTTTGAGGAAGGCTTGTTGCAAAAGGCAGATTTGTTACAGGCCAAGGTAAGGACCACGGGGATGGAGAACCAATTGATTTCTGCGCAAAGCAACTTGAGCAATGCTTCCGACTATCTTGCTTTTTTGATGGATGAGGATGTAGGGGGGGACTATGTTCCCACCAAGGAATTGGAACTGGCGGAATACGTTATGGTGGATACTGACCGTGCCCTTGAGGATCGCCCCGATGTAAAGGCCCTGGAGTTGGTTTCACAAGCCTATCGTTCGACCTACAAAGCGGATAAAATGGCCTTTTTACCGCGGTTAAATGCGTTTGGCTCCTATCAGCTATTCGATGATGATCTTTTTCAGGCCAATTCCCAAGGTTACACCTTTGGTGCAAGTTTGAGCTGGGACGCGTTTCAAGGAGCCAAACGCTTTGCCAAAATCAAAAAAAGTCGAGCCACCTATGAAAAGGCACAAGTGGCCTATGAGCACTATCGCTCAAAGAGCGAACTGGAATTGCAAAAAGCAGGGAGAATGCTACTTGATGCTAAAAATCGTGCATCCACCTCTGCCTTAACGCTGGAACAGTCCGCAGAAACCTTACACATACGTTCCAATCGATTTAAGGAGGGCCTTGAAAGCACCTCGGAACTTTTAAGGGCAGAAGCACAATATGCCGAGAAGGAACTGGACCATTACAATGCGATTTATGAATACAACTACGCTGTGGCGTACCATAATTTTTTAACCAAAAGATAA
- a CDS encoding DUF2892 domain-containing protein has protein sequence MKKNMGGLDRIVRLVIAAMVGILYFTDVVQGTLGYVLLALAGIFVLTSFISFCPLYALVGLNTCRRKN, from the coding sequence ATGAAAAAAAATATGGGTGGATTGGATCGTATTGTGAGATTGGTTATTGCTGCTATGGTGGGCATCTTGTATTTTACAGATGTTGTGCAGGGTACTTTGGGGTATGTGCTTTTGGCCTTGGCCGGTATTTTTGTGCTCACCTCCTTTATAAGCTTTTGTCCACTGTACGCCCTTGTAGGGCTCAATACGTGCCGAAGAAAAAATTAG
- a CDS encoding sulfite oxidase, with amino-acid sequence MDRRDFSKSLTMAGIASVIGAPVVFADTIPKNYVPLALQDPDPFSLFDKDKEMTVLNDRPWNIEAKAHLLNDAVTPNRYMFIRNNGILPKRIDADNWTLTIDGEAAERKKVYSLAELKTKFPQHTYQLTLECGGNGRSEFDPPAKGNQWTIGAVSCANWTGIRLRDLLQDVGIKSEAVYIGYHAADTHLSGDPKKEPISRGVPISKAMQEETLLAFQMNGKDIPLAHGYPLRLVCGGWPASASGKWIQRISIRNQVHDGAKMGGASYRVPCESVAPGSEVTDENMCIIESMPVKSLITYPKSGALLKKGKSLVINGHAWAGELEVSQVHYSIDFGSTWHGCTLEKPVNRLAWQHFRAQVSFPKKGYYEIWAKATDSTGKSQPMVLPGWNPKGYLNNACHRIALKVV; translated from the coding sequence ATGGACAGAAGGGATTTCTCCAAAAGCTTGACAATGGCTGGAATTGCCAGTGTAATTGGCGCTCCGGTTGTTTTTGCCGATACTATTCCCAAAAATTACGTTCCCCTGGCGCTTCAGGACCCAGACCCCTTTTCACTGTTCGATAAGGATAAGGAAATGACGGTTTTGAACGACCGTCCCTGGAATATTGAGGCCAAGGCCCATCTTCTGAACGATGCCGTTACCCCAAACAGGTATATGTTCATCCGAAACAATGGGATACTACCAAAACGGATAGATGCCGACAATTGGACATTGACCATTGATGGTGAAGCCGCGGAACGGAAAAAAGTGTATTCGCTGGCGGAGTTAAAGACAAAATTTCCCCAACACACCTATCAACTGACCTTGGAGTGCGGAGGCAATGGCAGAAGCGAGTTCGATCCCCCTGCCAAAGGGAACCAATGGACCATAGGTGCAGTTTCCTGTGCCAACTGGACAGGGATTCGGTTACGTGATCTACTCCAGGATGTGGGTATAAAATCCGAGGCCGTATACATTGGTTACCATGCGGCGGATACCCATTTGAGTGGTGACCCCAAAAAGGAGCCTATTTCCCGTGGAGTGCCCATTTCAAAGGCCATGCAAGAGGAAACCCTTCTGGCTTTTCAGATGAATGGAAAGGATATTCCCCTGGCACATGGCTATCCCCTACGTTTGGTCTGTGGTGGTTGGCCAGCTTCCGCTTCTGGAAAATGGATACAACGCATCAGTATCCGAAACCAGGTACATGATGGTGCCAAAATGGGAGGTGCCTCTTATCGGGTCCCTTGCGAAAGTGTTGCTCCCGGCAGTGAAGTGACGGACGAAAATATGTGCATTATCGAATCCATGCCCGTAAAGTCCTTAATTACCTATCCAAAGAGCGGGGCGCTTCTTAAAAAAGGGAAGAGCCTGGTCATTAACGGGCATGCCTGGGCTGGGGAACTGGAAGTTTCCCAGGTTCACTACTCCATTGATTTTGGAAGTACCTGGCATGGGTGTACCCTGGAAAAGCCCGTAAACCGATTGGCTTGGCAGCATTTTAGGGCACAGGTCAGTTTCCCTAAAAAGGGGTACTATGAAATATGGGCCAAAGCCACGGACAGCACAGGAAAAAGCCAGCCCATGGTGTTGCCCGGATGGAATCCAAAGGGATATTTGAACAACGCCTGCCATCGTATTGCCCTAAAAGTAGTTTAA
- a CDS encoding monoheme cytochrome C has product MQKNFRKQIISLGRLLTVFGLLLVTVFMGIFYLKNHPDALKSSEVYEVLPADESETVPLDAQTIAQSGFINDEGVSGVIQNCTQCHSAKLVTQNRMSKEGWEATIAWMQETQNLWDLGANHGKIVAYLAKNYGPERKGRRQNLTNVDWYELE; this is encoded by the coding sequence ATGCAGAAAAACTTTCGGAAACAGATCATATCGTTGGGCAGGTTACTCACGGTCTTTGGGCTTTTGTTGGTAACGGTATTTATGGGGATTTTTTATCTGAAGAACCATCCGGATGCCCTAAAATCAAGCGAGGTCTATGAAGTCTTGCCTGCGGATGAATCCGAAACGGTACCCTTGGATGCCCAAACCATTGCGCAATCCGGATTTATCAATGACGAAGGGGTATCGGGCGTTATTCAAAATTGCACCCAATGCCATTCGGCCAAATTGGTAACGCAAAACCGAATGAGCAAAGAAGGCTGGGAAGCTACCATTGCCTGGATGCAGGAAACACAGAACCTATGGGATTTGGGAGCCAACCATGGGAAGATAGTGGCGTATTTGGCCAAAAACTATGGCCCCGAACGTAAAGGTCGAAGACAAAACCTGACCAATGTGGATTGGTATGAATTGGAATAA
- a CDS encoding sterol desaturase family protein, producing MEVYWEAFLNGFNGTVNYTWKSILFQVPWYKNYFWGLVAISLVVWLLEMVFPWRKEQSIFRKDFWLDGFYMFFNFFVFAIVIQGVYNMLEVGFGQLGITAQSLALLSIGSWPMWIQLLVFFILLDFVQWLTHIALHKFPLLWRFHQVHHSVKEMGFAAHLRYHWMENILYKPLKTFGVMLLGGFEPEQAYIVHFVAIAIGHLNHANIKLTYGPLKYIFNNPVMHLYHHSYVLPEGKYGVNFGISLSLWDYLFKTYHIPEDSGTIALGYKGDERMPKGFWGQLVHGFKKGTS from the coding sequence ATGGAAGTCTATTGGGAAGCATTTTTAAATGGTTTTAATGGTACGGTAAATTATACCTGGAAATCCATTTTGTTTCAAGTGCCGTGGTACAAAAATTACTTTTGGGGGTTGGTGGCCATTTCCCTGGTGGTCTGGTTATTGGAAATGGTCTTCCCCTGGCGAAAGGAACAGTCCATCTTTCGAAAGGACTTTTGGCTGGATGGGTTTTATATGTTCTTCAACTTTTTTGTCTTCGCCATCGTCATACAAGGCGTTTACAATATGTTGGAAGTTGGCTTTGGACAATTGGGGATTACCGCACAAAGCCTGGCACTTTTGAGCATCGGTTCCTGGCCTATGTGGATACAACTTTTGGTCTTTTTTATATTGCTGGATTTTGTACAGTGGCTCACCCATATTGCCCTCCATAAGTTTCCATTGCTGTGGCGGTTCCATCAGGTGCACCACAGTGTAAAGGAAATGGGATTTGCGGCCCACTTACGTTACCATTGGATGGAAAACATCCTTTACAAACCGCTAAAAACGTTTGGGGTAATGCTTTTGGGAGGATTTGAGCCCGAACAGGCCTATATTGTCCATTTTGTGGCCATTGCCATTGGGCACCTGAACCATGCCAATATCAAACTGACCTATGGCCCTTTGAAATATATTTTTAATAACCCCGTAATGCACCTCTACCACCATTCCTATGTGCTGCCCGAAGGAAAATATGGGGTGAATTTTGGGATTAGCCTGAGCCTATGGGATTATCTCTTTAAAACCTATCATATCCCTGAGGACAGTGGGACCATTGCATTGGGCTATAAAGGTGATGAACGGATGCCCAAAGGGTTTTGGGGGCAGTTAGTGCATGGATTTAAAAAAGGGACATCATGA